A genomic window from Sphingobacterium sp. BN32 includes:
- a CDS encoding lactate dehydrogenase yields MRVIAYNILDQEKEILAKANAKVHDLTLISNELNFSTIHFAMGKEAVLISDRDILDRVMLFELYKMGVKSVITRSRTTDHIDLDYAGELKMHVANVPFDSSMESIAKQTIQNLTQWMVGGCAGEACQCRMDCANRTKQS; encoded by the coding sequence ATGAGAGTGATTGCATACAATATATTAGATCAAGAGAAGGAAATCTTGGCTAAGGCAAATGCCAAAGTCCATGATCTGACTTTGATATCGAACGAGCTAAATTTCAGTACGATCCACTTTGCAATGGGCAAAGAGGCCGTATTGATTTCGGATCGCGATATTCTCGATCGTGTAATGTTATTTGAATTGTACAAAATGGGGGTTAAAAGCGTGATTACTCGTTCTAGAACAACCGATCATATAGACCTTGATTATGCTGGTGAATTAAAAATGCACGTGGCAAATGTTCCGTTCGACTCTTCAATGGAAAGTATAGCCAAACAAACAATTCAAAATCTAACCCAATGGATGGTGGGGGGATGTGCCGGAGAAGCGTGCCAATGTCGAATGGACTGTGCTAACAGGACTAAACAAAGTTAA